Proteins from one Hyperolius riggenbachi isolate aHypRig1 chromosome 4, aHypRig1.pri, whole genome shotgun sequence genomic window:
- the KCNF1 gene encoding LOW QUALITY PROTEIN: potassium voltage-gated channel subfamily F member 1 (The sequence of the model RefSeq protein was modified relative to this genomic sequence to represent the inferred CDS: inserted 2 bases in 2 codons) codes for MIGRSSFEELSRDGSDCSDDGVEIVVNVGGIRQILYGDILNRYPETRLAELVNCVAGGYDAIFSLCDDYDPGKREFYFDRDPXAFKCITEVYYYGEVHMKKGICPICFQNEMEFWKVDLGFLDECCKCHLSEKKEELEEIARRVQTILDDLGVDTTESRWKRFQKYVWKFMEKPESSFPARVTAVLSFLFILTSSVVMCVGTIPELQVEDAEGNHVEHPTLDSIETACIGWFTLEYVLRLISSPNKLHFALSFMNIIDALAILPFYVSLILTHLGASLMELTTVQQAVQALRIMRIARIFKLARHSSGLQTLTYALKSSFKELGLLLMYLAVGIFVFSALGYTMEQSHPDTLFKSIPQSFWWAIITMTTVGYGDIYPKTTLGKLNAATSFLCGVIAIALPIHPIINNFVKYYNKQRVLETATKHELELMELHSCGQDLRGFRRDTGGSEDMFIWNHLKTSHSDTFIXALSKENHHRTRLQSCK; via the exons ATGATCGGGAGGTCCAGCTTTGAGGAACTAAGTAGGGACGGGTCAGACTGCAGTGATGATGGAGTAGAGATCGTTGTCAACGTTGGGGGCATCAGGCAGATCCTCTATGGGGACATCCTGAACAGGTACCCAGAAACCAGGTTGGCAGAGCTTGTGAACTGCGTGGCTGGGGGTTACGATGCCATCTTCTCGCTGTGCGATGACTACGACCCTGGAAAAAGGGAGTTCTACTTTGATAGAGATC ATGCTTTCAAGTGTATAACAGAGGTGTATTATTATGGAGAGGTTCATATGAAGAAGGGGATATGCCCTATTTGTTTCCAAAACGAAATGGAATTCTGGAAAGTGGACTTGGGGTTTCTAGATGAGTGCTGCAAGTGCCACCTGAGTGAGAAGAAGGAGGAATTGGAGGAGATAGCGAGGAGGGTGCAGACCATTCTGGATGACCTGGGAGTGGACACCACAGAAAGCCGATGGAAAAGATTCCAGAAATATGTCTGGAAGTTCATGGAGAAACCAGAGTCCTCCTTCCCAGCCCGAGTCACGGCAGTCCTTTCCTTCCTCTTCATCTTGACCTCCTCTGTGGTGATGTGTGTGGGGACCATTCCCGAACTGCAGGTGGAGGATGCTGAGGGCAACCACGTGGAACACCCCACTTTAGACAGCATAGAGACAGCATGCATTGGGTGGTTCACCTTGGAGTATGTCCTCAGACTCATATCCTCCCCAAACAAGTTACACTTTGCCCTTTCTTTCATGAATATCATCGATGCACTGGCCATACTCCCGTTCTATGTGAGCCTCATCCTCACCCATCTAGGGGCAAGTTTGATGGAACTAACTACCGTCCAGCAGGCTGTCCAAGCCCTCAGGATCATGAGGATTGCCAGAATCTTCAAGCTTGCTCGTCACTCCTCTGGGCTGCAGACCTTGACCTATGCCCTCAAGAGCAGTTTCAAGGAGTTGGGTCTCCTGTTGATGTACCTTGCAGTTGGGATATTCGTCTTCTCAGCTTTGGGGTACACTATGGAACAAAGCCACCCAGATACTTTGTTTAAAAGCATCCCTCAGTCCTTCTGGTGGGCTATCATTACAATGACCACGGTAGGCTATGGTGATATCTACCCAAAGACCACTCTGGGCAAACTCAACGCTGCCACAAGTTTTCTCTGTGGGGTTATCGCCATTGCCCTTCcaattcatcccatcatcaacaactTTGTAAAGTATTATAACAAGCAGAGGGTCTTGGAGACCGCCACGAAGCACGAACTGGAATTAATGGAACTCCATTCTTGCGGTCAAGATCTCAGAGGGTTCAGACGTGACACTGGAGGTTCTGAAGATATGTTCATCTGGAACCACCTCAAAACCTCTCATAGTGACACGTTTA CAGCTTTATCAAAGGAGAACCACCACAGAACAAGACTGCAAAGCTGCAAGTGA